A single window of Halobacillus naozhouensis DNA harbors:
- a CDS encoding DinB family protein, which translates to MEVKTLLLQQWASCLDEEDWFPPLEKVLEDITFEQAIWKPANGTMNSIWELVSHLLFYEKRYLMRFLGETANEPQAENNESTFRLPTETVENWKETKQEYFYVHRELEKILAKSEHVDLYRKVPGEDNSLVLELKSLAMHDAYHIGQIVFLSKMQGAWAGKRSF; encoded by the coding sequence ATGGAGGTAAAAACACTTTTGTTACAACAATGGGCAAGCTGCTTAGATGAAGAAGATTGGTTTCCGCCACTTGAAAAAGTGCTAGAGGATATTACCTTTGAACAGGCAATTTGGAAACCAGCTAATGGGACAATGAATTCCATTTGGGAATTAGTTAGTCATTTACTTTTCTATGAAAAGAGATATCTGATGCGATTTCTTGGTGAAACAGCGAATGAACCACAGGCAGAAAATAATGAATCTACATTTCGATTACCAACTGAGACGGTAGAAAATTGGAAGGAAACAAAACAAGAATACTTTTATGTTCATCGCGAACTTGAAAAAATACTAGCAAAATCAGAACATGTAGATTTGTATAGAAAGGTTCCAGGAGAAGATAATTCACTAGTGCTTGAATTGAAGAGTTTAGCAATGCACGACGCATATCATATTGGGCAAATTGTATTCCTTAGTAAAATGCAGGGAGCTTGGGCAGGGAAACGCAGCTTTTAA
- a CDS encoding GNAT family N-acetyltransferase — translation MISLRNVQDADLEQLLLIENEGFSLEEAAPKEIFLESQLIADTFIVAERDGEILGYINGPVINQPYITDNLFTEIKENPKKGGYQSVLGLAVSKQARSQRIAKNLIDRMEEFVKENEREGITLTCKQELVSFYEKLRFDNHGMSESKHGGVSWYNMVKLREGMN, via the coding sequence ATGATTTCTTTAAGAAATGTTCAAGATGCAGATTTAGAACAGTTATTACTTATTGAGAATGAGGGCTTTTCGTTAGAAGAAGCTGCACCAAAAGAAATATTTTTGGAGAGTCAGTTGATAGCTGATACCTTTATTGTGGCAGAAAGGGATGGGGAGATTCTTGGATATATTAATGGACCTGTTATTAATCAACCTTACATAACCGATAATCTTTTTACGGAAATCAAAGAGAATCCGAAAAAAGGAGGATATCAGAGTGTTTTAGGATTAGCAGTGTCCAAACAAGCAAGAAGTCAAAGGATTGCAAAGAATTTAATTGATAGAATGGAAGAATTTGTAAAAGAAAATGAAAGAGAAGGAATTACTTTAACTTGTAAACAGGAATTAGTATCTTTTTATGAAAAATTAAGGTTTGATAACCATGGCATGTCTGAATCAAAACATGGTGGAGTAAGTTGGTATAACATGGTCAAATTAAGAGAGGGTATGAATTGA
- a CDS encoding DUF3995 domain-containing protein, whose amino-acid sequence MGFSLLKPSVAELPEFQLINWVASVILTAAGFLGLAFVHLKKRRILTWLLLTIALIGCAISTSHGIYGIIYRILQMTGVVGLESETFNISEHAYVLWDLLLFEPWFIIEGLLLGVVGWHYHTKPSNKQIWLILCTIGIITGLVTGLLGVRFA is encoded by the coding sequence GTGGGTTTTTCGCTTCTAAAACCATCTGTTGCTGAACTTCCAGAATTTCAGCTGATAAACTGGGTAGCTTCAGTCATCCTTACAGCTGCAGGGTTTCTTGGTCTGGCCTTTGTTCATCTTAAGAAAAGAAGAATTCTAACCTGGTTGCTGCTCACAATAGCTTTGATCGGTTGTGCTATTTCTACTTCCCATGGCATTTATGGAATTATTTATCGGATTCTTCAAATGACAGGTGTGGTGGGGTTGGAATCAGAAACCTTTAACATAAGTGAACATGCCTATGTACTTTGGGATCTACTCCTATTTGAACCATGGTTTATAATTGAAGGTCTCCTATTAGGAGTCGTCGGTTGGCATTACCATACGAAGCCGAGTAATAAACAGATTTGGCTGATTTTATGTACAATAGGGATAATTACTGGCCTGGTTACAGGTCTGTTAGGTGTAAGGTTTGCATAG
- a CDS encoding class I SAM-dependent methyltransferase, giving the protein MLGYYSTLSSEVYDMDKPIGHSFGDVEFYIDRLTSVKGHILEPATGTGRVLIPLLEKGMNVDGFDSSSDMLEICRKNCEKRSLTTKLFEAQMESFSVDTEYEAIIVPTGTFLLLHEREKSIKALKNFFQHLCNGGKLILDIFLQTEIPMGEVSTRTWQCSNGDIITLEDRNVEVDYVQQYTVSHGRFEKWRNGRLIQTELERFPLRWYGIEEFKMILKEIGFVNIEISSDYNFGEYPKSPDQIVTFEAVASKG; this is encoded by the coding sequence TTGTTAGGGTATTACAGCACACTATCATCTGAAGTGTACGATATGGATAAACCTATTGGTCATTCATTTGGGGATGTAGAATTTTACATAGATAGATTAACCTCTGTCAAAGGACACATTCTTGAACCTGCTACAGGCACAGGGCGTGTTCTCATTCCACTTTTGGAAAAGGGAATGAATGTTGATGGTTTTGATAGTTCCTCCGATATGTTAGAAATATGCCGTAAAAACTGCGAAAAAAGAAGTTTGACTACTAAGCTTTTCGAAGCACAAATGGAATCTTTCTCAGTGGATACTGAATATGAAGCTATTATTGTCCCAACGGGAACATTTTTGTTATTGCACGAAAGGGAAAAGTCCATCAAAGCATTAAAGAATTTTTTTCAGCATCTTTGCAATGGTGGAAAGCTCATTCTCGATATTTTCTTACAAACTGAAATACCAATGGGGGAAGTTTCTACGAGGACATGGCAGTGTTCCAATGGGGATATTATCACATTGGAAGATAGAAATGTGGAAGTAGATTATGTTCAACAATATACAGTTTCCCATGGACGATTCGAGAAATGGAGAAATGGGAGACTTATACAAACTGAACTGGAACGCTTTCCACTAAGATGGTATGGGATTGAAGAATTCAAAATGATTCTTAAGGAAATTGGCTTTGTGAACATTGAAATTTCATCAGACTATAATTTTGGAGAATACCCAAAATCCCCAGATCAAATAGTTACCTTTGAGGCCGTAGCAAGCAAAGGGTAA
- a CDS encoding small multi-drug export protein, which yields MIWTYFIIFLLAAIPFFEVAMIVPIAIIGGIPAIPVIIIAFLGNLLTLVLLIVFVDSVRNWRKKKIGNKEKSDSKNKRAKNIWDKYGLPGLAFIGPFFVGSHLTALLAVSFGGTRSKTLALMTASIAFWAILLGSAAYLGFDFLVKDDDNFGFITRLLNQ from the coding sequence ATGATATGGACGTATTTTATTATTTTTTTATTAGCAGCAATCCCTTTTTTTGAGGTAGCAATGATAGTACCGATTGCAATTATAGGTGGTATTCCAGCAATCCCAGTTATTATTATTGCATTTTTAGGCAATTTATTAACGCTAGTTTTACTTATTGTGTTTGTAGACTCAGTTCGCAATTGGCGTAAGAAGAAAATAGGCAATAAAGAAAAAAGTGACTCTAAAAATAAACGTGCGAAGAATATTTGGGATAAATACGGTTTGCCTGGCTTAGCATTCATTGGACCGTTTTTTGTAGGTAGTCATTTAACAGCACTACTAGCTGTCTCATTTGGCGGTACACGTTCAAAAACCTTAGCATTAATGACGGCTAGTATCGCATTTTGGGCAATTTTACTTGGTAGTGCAGCTTATTTGGGTTTTGATTTTCTAGTAAAAGATGATGATAATTTTGGTTTTATCACAAGACTTTTAAATCAATAA
- a CDS encoding DUF3953 domain-containing protein: MFKISRIILALVVVFLSGYSLFNQTPELQPFTMLSLGAFLLVIGLDELQKHRNDLHKTNKRFWGYANIIVSLFVFFVAIQGFLLN; this comes from the coding sequence TTGTTTAAAATTAGTAGAATTATCTTGGCACTGGTCGTTGTTTTTCTATCAGGATATAGTTTGTTTAATCAAACCCCTGAATTACAGCCGTTTACGATGTTATCCCTAGGAGCGTTCTTGTTAGTAATAGGGTTAGACGAACTTCAAAAACACAGAAATGACCTTCATAAAACCAATAAAAGATTTTGGGGGTATGCGAACATAATTGTTTCTTTATTTGTTTTTTTCGTTGCTATACAGGGATTCTTGTTAAACTAA
- a CDS encoding DUF1062 domain-containing protein produces the protein MSVYDLLTYEIIPQEIPNVIRNCSKCKRDTEFYCSEKFRINSNQKMVDVWVIYNCTHCEGTWNLPILSRVHVNKINSELYYKFMDNDKETIWHYAFQFTHLRKLCNEVNTNIRFELKEERLESKSHNLIIRFYSKYDFDLRIDKLLAEILGISRSNLKKLEIDGMLMLNPNINMKKKIIDNLQVTVAGSLYKS, from the coding sequence ATGAGCGTTTATGATTTATTAACATATGAGATTATTCCTCAAGAAATACCCAACGTAATCAGGAACTGTAGTAAATGTAAAAGGGATACAGAATTCTATTGTAGTGAGAAATTCAGGATAAATTCAAATCAAAAAATGGTTGATGTTTGGGTCATTTATAACTGTACACATTGTGAGGGAACTTGGAATTTACCTATTTTATCTAGAGTACACGTAAACAAAATTAATTCTGAACTATATTACAAATTTATGGATAATGATAAAGAGACAATCTGGCACTATGCTTTTCAATTCACTCATTTGCGAAAACTATGTAATGAAGTGAATACAAATATACGTTTCGAGTTAAAGGAGGAAAGGCTTGAATCAAAATCTCACAATCTCATCATTAGGTTTTACTCTAAATATGATTTTGATCTTAGAATTGATAAACTATTGGCAGAAATACTTGGCATTTCAAGGTCCAATCTAAAAAAACTGGAGATTGATGGAATGTTAATGCTAAATCCAAATATAAATATGAAGAAAAAAATTATTGATAATTTACAAGTAACAGTTGCAGGTAGTTTGTATAAAAGTTAA